The following are encoded together in the Synchiropus splendidus isolate RoL2022-P1 chromosome 7, RoL_Sspl_1.0, whole genome shotgun sequence genome:
- the rtkna gene encoding rhotekin isoform X1: MFCRNQTSRATVARGSALEMEIRRGKFRQSVFLKTSQDSDIQKKIDHEIRMRDGACKLLAACSQKDQALEAAKSLQTCSTRIMAYMSELQRMKEAQVMQNVPRRSSDAGPMDDRLPCKGKVAISDLRIPLMWKDTEYFKNKGELHRCAVFCLLQLGGEIFDTDMVIVDRTLTDICFDNTIVFSEANPSFELRVELYSCCSEEDYSVGSTPRKLASKLSSSLGRSAGKKLRAAMEPGPCSPVSNGGASPLLLPLPSVPGPKYHLLAHTTLNLSHVQDSFRTHDLSISGNAEDSSYWLPLYGSMCCRLAAQPQCMTQQMMSGCLKVTQLGNDTHSWTKVFAALKGTSLSCYHQQADVEAGVEPAFTIAINKDTRIRASEKDPHSKAQIICISNLYGGEEVTHTLTTDSREETHRWMEAFWQHFYDMSQWKQCCDELMKIELPSLRKPAPVTPKQGSLYHEMVIESTDDISSTVSDILARRMQELELRSQLGGSPTWMSLFEESHPRACTSCLSAHSPCPRHLSDASLTSDSDSYCSTSPCFRHHGWPEPPRSFALSTSPPSRFRPRTLSLDAKLSTLRGRGYVGGGAAPRTSLLSQRPVSSRSPRSQCSMQTTLSCASSTSSSSSSNSEGSHESSEGGPFSRPSPARRSLRNLRARLDPRNWLQSQV; the protein is encoded by the exons GACAGTGACATCCAGAAAAAGATCGACCATGAGATCCGGATGCGTGACGGTGCGTGCAAGCTGCTGGCAGCTTGCTCGCAAAAAGATCAGGCGCTGGAGGCGGCCAAGAGCCTGCAGACATGCAGCACCCGAATCATGGCCTACATGTCGGAGCTGCAAAGGATGAAGGAGGCCCAGGTCATGCAGAACGTTCCACGGAGGTCGTCGGACGCGGGGCCGATGGATGATCGGCTGCCTTGCAAGGGGAAGGTAGCCATCTCAG ATCTGCGTATCCCTCTCATGTGGAAAGACACAGAGTACTTCAAAAACAAAGGAG AGCTCCATCGATGTGCAGTGTTCTGCCTCCTGCAGCTCGGAGGAGAGATCTTCGACACAGACATGGTGATCGTGGACCGGACCCTCACCGATATCTGCTTCGACAACACCATTGTGTT CAGTGAAGCCAACCCCAGCTTCGAGCTGCGCGTGGAGCTCTATAGCTGTTGCTCGGAGGAGGACTACTCGGTGGGAAGCACTCCAAGGAAGCTGGCCAGCAAGCTGAGCTCATCGCTGGGCCGGTCAGCAGGGAAGAAGCTGCGGGCGGCCATGGAGCCCGGCCCTTGTAGTCCTGTCAGCAACGGAGgagcctctcctctcctgctgccTCTTCCATCTGTCCC GGGTCCTAAATACCACCTCCTAGCGCACACCACCCTGAACCTGTCACACGTCCAGGACAGTTTTCGCACCCATGACCTCAGCATCTCAGGCAATG CAGAAGACAGTTCCTATTGGCTGCCCCTGTACGGGAGCATGTGTTGTCGCCTTGCAGCTCAGCCTCAGTGCATGACCCAGCAGATGATGAGTGGTTGTCTAAAAGTCACG CAGTTGGGAAACGACACTCACAGTTGGACAAAAGTCTTCGCAGCTCTGAAAGGAACAAGCCTTTCCTGCTACCACCAGCAGGCCGACGTGGAGGCCGGCGTGGAGCCGGCGTTCACCATCGCGATCAATAAG GACACTCGAATACGAGCCTCTGAAAAGGACCCGCACAGCAAAGCTCAGATTATCTGCATCAGCAACTTGTACGGAGGTGAAGAGGTCACTCACACGTTGACCACGGACAGTCGAGAGGAGACGCACCGGTGGATGGAGGCCTTCTGGCAGCACTTCTACGACATGA GCCAGTGGAAGCAGTGCTGCGATGAACTCATGAAGATCGAGTTGCCATCGCTACGGAAACCGGCGCCCGTCACGCCGAAACAAGGCTCCCTTTATCATGAAATGG TTATTGAATCTACAGACGACATCAGCAGCACCGTGTCGGACATCTTGGCGCGGAGGATGCAGGAGCTGGAGCTCCGCAGCCAGCTGGGCGGCTCTCCCACCTGGATGTCTCTGTTTGAGGAGAGTCACCCTCGTGCGTGCACCTCCTGCCTGTCGGCCCACAGCCCCTGCCCTCGACACCTCTCGGACGCCAGCCTGACCTCGGACAGCGACAGCTACTGCAGCACCAGTCCCTGCTTCCGCCACCACGGCTGGCCCGAGCCTCCTCGGAGTTTTGCTCTCTCCACTTCGCCTCCCTCTCGCTTCAGGCCACGCACTTTATCACTGGATGCGAAGCTCAGCACCCTTCGAGGGCGAGGCTACGTCGGAGGCGGTGCTGCTCCTCGCACCTCGCTGCTGAGCCAGCGCCCCGTCTCCTCCCGCTCTCCTCGGTCCCAGTGCAGCATGCAGACCACCCTGTCCTGCGCCAGCTCcacatccagcagcagctccagcaacagCGAGGGCAGCCACGAGTCCAGTGAGGGAGGCCCCTTCTCCAGGCCTTCGCCGGCTCGACGCAGCCTCCGAAACCTCCGAGCCAGACTGGATCCACGCAACTGGCTGCAGAGTCAGGTGTGA
- the rtkna gene encoding rhotekin isoform X4, translating to MNNSKNQRDSDIQKKIDHEIRMRDGACKLLAACSQKDQALEAAKSLQTCSTRIMAYMSELQRMKEAQVMQNVPRRSSDAGPMDDRLPCKGKVAISDLRIPLMWKDTEYFKNKGELHRCAVFCLLQLGGEIFDTDMVIVDRTLTDICFDNTIVFSEANPSFELRVELYSCCSEEDYSVGSTPRKLASKLSSSLGRSAGKKLRAAMEPGPCSPVSNGGASPLLLPLPSVPGPKYHLLAHTTLNLSHVQDSFRTHDLSISGNAEDSSYWLPLYGSMCCRLAAQPQCMTQQMMSGCLKVTQLGNDTHSWTKVFAALKGTSLSCYHQQADVEAGVEPAFTIAINKDTRIRASEKDPHSKAQIICISNLYGGEEVTHTLTTDSREETHRWMEAFWQHFYDMSQWKQCCDELMKIELPSLRKPAPVTPKQGSLYHEMVIESTDDISSTVSDILARRMQELELRSQLGGSPTWMSLFEESHPRACTSCLSAHSPCPRHLSDASLTSDSDSYCSTSPCFRHHGWPEPPRSFALSTSPPSRFRPRTLSLDAKLSTLRGRGYVGGGAAPRTSLLSQRPVSSRSPRSQCSMQTTLSCASSTSSSSSSNSEGSHESSEGGPFSRPSPARRSLRNLRARLDPRNWLQSQV from the exons GACAGTGACATCCAGAAAAAGATCGACCATGAGATCCGGATGCGTGACGGTGCGTGCAAGCTGCTGGCAGCTTGCTCGCAAAAAGATCAGGCGCTGGAGGCGGCCAAGAGCCTGCAGACATGCAGCACCCGAATCATGGCCTACATGTCGGAGCTGCAAAGGATGAAGGAGGCCCAGGTCATGCAGAACGTTCCACGGAGGTCGTCGGACGCGGGGCCGATGGATGATCGGCTGCCTTGCAAGGGGAAGGTAGCCATCTCAG ATCTGCGTATCCCTCTCATGTGGAAAGACACAGAGTACTTCAAAAACAAAGGAG AGCTCCATCGATGTGCAGTGTTCTGCCTCCTGCAGCTCGGAGGAGAGATCTTCGACACAGACATGGTGATCGTGGACCGGACCCTCACCGATATCTGCTTCGACAACACCATTGTGTT CAGTGAAGCCAACCCCAGCTTCGAGCTGCGCGTGGAGCTCTATAGCTGTTGCTCGGAGGAGGACTACTCGGTGGGAAGCACTCCAAGGAAGCTGGCCAGCAAGCTGAGCTCATCGCTGGGCCGGTCAGCAGGGAAGAAGCTGCGGGCGGCCATGGAGCCCGGCCCTTGTAGTCCTGTCAGCAACGGAGgagcctctcctctcctgctgccTCTTCCATCTGTCCC GGGTCCTAAATACCACCTCCTAGCGCACACCACCCTGAACCTGTCACACGTCCAGGACAGTTTTCGCACCCATGACCTCAGCATCTCAGGCAATG CAGAAGACAGTTCCTATTGGCTGCCCCTGTACGGGAGCATGTGTTGTCGCCTTGCAGCTCAGCCTCAGTGCATGACCCAGCAGATGATGAGTGGTTGTCTAAAAGTCACG CAGTTGGGAAACGACACTCACAGTTGGACAAAAGTCTTCGCAGCTCTGAAAGGAACAAGCCTTTCCTGCTACCACCAGCAGGCCGACGTGGAGGCCGGCGTGGAGCCGGCGTTCACCATCGCGATCAATAAG GACACTCGAATACGAGCCTCTGAAAAGGACCCGCACAGCAAAGCTCAGATTATCTGCATCAGCAACTTGTACGGAGGTGAAGAGGTCACTCACACGTTGACCACGGACAGTCGAGAGGAGACGCACCGGTGGATGGAGGCCTTCTGGCAGCACTTCTACGACATGA GCCAGTGGAAGCAGTGCTGCGATGAACTCATGAAGATCGAGTTGCCATCGCTACGGAAACCGGCGCCCGTCACGCCGAAACAAGGCTCCCTTTATCATGAAATGG TTATTGAATCTACAGACGACATCAGCAGCACCGTGTCGGACATCTTGGCGCGGAGGATGCAGGAGCTGGAGCTCCGCAGCCAGCTGGGCGGCTCTCCCACCTGGATGTCTCTGTTTGAGGAGAGTCACCCTCGTGCGTGCACCTCCTGCCTGTCGGCCCACAGCCCCTGCCCTCGACACCTCTCGGACGCCAGCCTGACCTCGGACAGCGACAGCTACTGCAGCACCAGTCCCTGCTTCCGCCACCACGGCTGGCCCGAGCCTCCTCGGAGTTTTGCTCTCTCCACTTCGCCTCCCTCTCGCTTCAGGCCACGCACTTTATCACTGGATGCGAAGCTCAGCACCCTTCGAGGGCGAGGCTACGTCGGAGGCGGTGCTGCTCCTCGCACCTCGCTGCTGAGCCAGCGCCCCGTCTCCTCCCGCTCTCCTCGGTCCCAGTGCAGCATGCAGACCACCCTGTCCTGCGCCAGCTCcacatccagcagcagctccagcaacagCGAGGGCAGCCACGAGTCCAGTGAGGGAGGCCCCTTCTCCAGGCCTTCGCCGGCTCGACGCAGCCTCCGAAACCTCCGAGCCAGACTGGATCCACGCAACTGGCTGCAGAGTCAGGTGTGA
- the mblac2 gene encoding metallo-beta-lactamase domain-containing protein 2: MSAADWYAHKSLGDGLFWIQERFYQSENRANIWLLRGSHQDVVIDTGLGLRSLPDYIDAKGLLGHDPQKKNPLLAVATHAHFDHSGGLHQFQQVGVHSAEVEALANGDNYETVTWLSDREIVEPPTPGWRARHYKVKAVQPTHILQEGDVINLGDKQLTVLHLPGHSRGSICLHDRDNKMLFSGDVVYDGAMIDWLPYSHVSDYISSCERLVGLVDSEQVDQVLPGHYNTFGAKRLHRLASAYISRAETCPAKFSTFAWRTLAGVALRASNPRSTC, from the exons ATGTCTGCGGCCGACTGGTACGCGCACAAGTCGCTCGGGGACGGCCTCTTCTGGATCCAGGAGCGCTTCTACCAGTCGGAGAACCGGGCCAACATCTGGCTGCTGCGCGGCTCCCACCAGGACGTGGTCATCGACACCGGTCTGGGCTTGAGGAGCTTGCCGGACTACATCGACGCCAAGGGCTTGCTGGGTCATGATCCGCAGAAGAAGAACCCGCTGCTGGCCGTCGCCACCCACGCCCACTTCGACCACTCGGGCGGCCTGCATCAGTTCCAACAGGTGGGCGTCCACAGCGCGGAGGTGGAGGCTCTGGCCAACGGGGACAACTACGAGACGGTGACCTGGCTCAGCGACCGCGAGATCGTGGAGCCGCCCACTCCCGGGTGGAGGGCCAGACACTACAAAGTGAAGGCGGTGCAGCCCACGCACATCCTGCAGGAAG gtgatgtcatcaacTTGGGAGACAAGCAACTGACGGTCCTGCATCTGCCCGGTCACTCCCGGGGAAGCATCTGCCTCCACGACCGCGACAACAAGATGCTCTTCAGCGGCGACGTGGTGTACGACGGGGCCATGATCGACTGGCTGCCTTACAGTCACGTCAGTGACTACATCAGCAgctgcgagcgcctggtggggCTGGTGGACAGCGAGCAG GTTGACCAGGTGCTGCCGGGACACTACAACACCTTTGGCGCCAAACGGCTCCACCGACTGGCCAGCGCCTACATCAGCAGGGCCGAGACCTGCCCCGCCAAGTTCTCCACCTTCGCctggagaacgctggccggggTCGCGCTGAGGGCATCGAACCCACGCAGCACCTGCTGA
- the rtkna gene encoding rhotekin isoform X5: protein MFCRNQTSRATVARGSALEMEIRRGKFRQSVFLKTSQDSDIQKKIDHEIRMRDGACKLLAACSQKDQALEAAKSLQTCSTRIMAYMSELQRMKEAQVMQNVPRRSSDAGPMDDRLPCKGKVAISDLRIPLMWKDTEYFKNKGELHRCAVFCLLQLGGEIFDTDMVIVDRTLTDICFDNTIVFSEANPSFELRVELYSCCSEEDYSVGSTPRKLASKLSSSLGRSAGKKLRAAMEPGPCSPVSNGGASPLLLPLPSVPGPKYHLLAHTTLNLSHVQDSFRTHDLSISGNAEDSSYWLPLYGSMCCRLAAQPQCMTQQMMSGCLKVTQLGNDTHSWTKVFAALKGTSLSCYHQQADVEAGVEPAFTIAINKDTRIRASEKDPHSKAQIICISNLYGGEEVTHTLTTDSREETHRWMEAFWQHFYDMSQWKQCCDELMKIELPSLRKPAPVTPKQGSLYHEMAPLAAPSCEGLLLQDNAVSAEIRALLSSYYNDSY, encoded by the exons GACAGTGACATCCAGAAAAAGATCGACCATGAGATCCGGATGCGTGACGGTGCGTGCAAGCTGCTGGCAGCTTGCTCGCAAAAAGATCAGGCGCTGGAGGCGGCCAAGAGCCTGCAGACATGCAGCACCCGAATCATGGCCTACATGTCGGAGCTGCAAAGGATGAAGGAGGCCCAGGTCATGCAGAACGTTCCACGGAGGTCGTCGGACGCGGGGCCGATGGATGATCGGCTGCCTTGCAAGGGGAAGGTAGCCATCTCAG ATCTGCGTATCCCTCTCATGTGGAAAGACACAGAGTACTTCAAAAACAAAGGAG AGCTCCATCGATGTGCAGTGTTCTGCCTCCTGCAGCTCGGAGGAGAGATCTTCGACACAGACATGGTGATCGTGGACCGGACCCTCACCGATATCTGCTTCGACAACACCATTGTGTT CAGTGAAGCCAACCCCAGCTTCGAGCTGCGCGTGGAGCTCTATAGCTGTTGCTCGGAGGAGGACTACTCGGTGGGAAGCACTCCAAGGAAGCTGGCCAGCAAGCTGAGCTCATCGCTGGGCCGGTCAGCAGGGAAGAAGCTGCGGGCGGCCATGGAGCCCGGCCCTTGTAGTCCTGTCAGCAACGGAGgagcctctcctctcctgctgccTCTTCCATCTGTCCC GGGTCCTAAATACCACCTCCTAGCGCACACCACCCTGAACCTGTCACACGTCCAGGACAGTTTTCGCACCCATGACCTCAGCATCTCAGGCAATG CAGAAGACAGTTCCTATTGGCTGCCCCTGTACGGGAGCATGTGTTGTCGCCTTGCAGCTCAGCCTCAGTGCATGACCCAGCAGATGATGAGTGGTTGTCTAAAAGTCACG CAGTTGGGAAACGACACTCACAGTTGGACAAAAGTCTTCGCAGCTCTGAAAGGAACAAGCCTTTCCTGCTACCACCAGCAGGCCGACGTGGAGGCCGGCGTGGAGCCGGCGTTCACCATCGCGATCAATAAG GACACTCGAATACGAGCCTCTGAAAAGGACCCGCACAGCAAAGCTCAGATTATCTGCATCAGCAACTTGTACGGAGGTGAAGAGGTCACTCACACGTTGACCACGGACAGTCGAGAGGAGACGCACCGGTGGATGGAGGCCTTCTGGCAGCACTTCTACGACATGA GCCAGTGGAAGCAGTGCTGCGATGAACTCATGAAGATCGAGTTGCCATCGCTACGGAAACCGGCGCCCGTCACGCCGAAACAAGGCTCCCTTTATCATGAAATGG CTCCCCTTGCTGCACCCTCTTGCGAGGGTCTCCTGCTGCAGGATAACGCTGTGTCTGCTGAGATTCgcgctcttctctcctcctatTACAATGACAG TTATTGA
- the rtkna gene encoding rhotekin isoform X2, whose translation MFCRNQTSRATVARGSALEMEIRRGKFRQSVFLKTSQDSDIQKKIDHEIRMRDGACKLLAACSQKDQALEAAKSLQTCSTRIMAYMSELQRMKEAQVMQNVPRRSSDAGPMDDRLPCKGKVAISDLRIPLMWKDTEYFKNKGELHRCAVFCLLQLGGEIFDTDMVIVDRTLTDICFDNTIVFSEANPSFELRVELYSCCSEEDYSVGSTPRKLASKLSSSLGRSAGKKLRAAMEPGPCSPVSNGGASPLLLPLPSVPGPKYHLLAHTTLNLSHVQDSFRTHDLSISGNAEDSSYWLPLYGSMCCRLAAQPQCMTQQMMSGCLKVTLGNDTHSWTKVFAALKGTSLSCYHQQADVEAGVEPAFTIAINKDTRIRASEKDPHSKAQIICISNLYGGEEVTHTLTTDSREETHRWMEAFWQHFYDMSQWKQCCDELMKIELPSLRKPAPVTPKQGSLYHEMVIESTDDISSTVSDILARRMQELELRSQLGGSPTWMSLFEESHPRACTSCLSAHSPCPRHLSDASLTSDSDSYCSTSPCFRHHGWPEPPRSFALSTSPPSRFRPRTLSLDAKLSTLRGRGYVGGGAAPRTSLLSQRPVSSRSPRSQCSMQTTLSCASSTSSSSSSNSEGSHESSEGGPFSRPSPARRSLRNLRARLDPRNWLQSQV comes from the exons GACAGTGACATCCAGAAAAAGATCGACCATGAGATCCGGATGCGTGACGGTGCGTGCAAGCTGCTGGCAGCTTGCTCGCAAAAAGATCAGGCGCTGGAGGCGGCCAAGAGCCTGCAGACATGCAGCACCCGAATCATGGCCTACATGTCGGAGCTGCAAAGGATGAAGGAGGCCCAGGTCATGCAGAACGTTCCACGGAGGTCGTCGGACGCGGGGCCGATGGATGATCGGCTGCCTTGCAAGGGGAAGGTAGCCATCTCAG ATCTGCGTATCCCTCTCATGTGGAAAGACACAGAGTACTTCAAAAACAAAGGAG AGCTCCATCGATGTGCAGTGTTCTGCCTCCTGCAGCTCGGAGGAGAGATCTTCGACACAGACATGGTGATCGTGGACCGGACCCTCACCGATATCTGCTTCGACAACACCATTGTGTT CAGTGAAGCCAACCCCAGCTTCGAGCTGCGCGTGGAGCTCTATAGCTGTTGCTCGGAGGAGGACTACTCGGTGGGAAGCACTCCAAGGAAGCTGGCCAGCAAGCTGAGCTCATCGCTGGGCCGGTCAGCAGGGAAGAAGCTGCGGGCGGCCATGGAGCCCGGCCCTTGTAGTCCTGTCAGCAACGGAGgagcctctcctctcctgctgccTCTTCCATCTGTCCC GGGTCCTAAATACCACCTCCTAGCGCACACCACCCTGAACCTGTCACACGTCCAGGACAGTTTTCGCACCCATGACCTCAGCATCTCAGGCAATG CAGAAGACAGTTCCTATTGGCTGCCCCTGTACGGGAGCATGTGTTGTCGCCTTGCAGCTCAGCCTCAGTGCATGACCCAGCAGATGATGAGTGGTTGTCTAAAAGTCACG TTGGGAAACGACACTCACAGTTGGACAAAAGTCTTCGCAGCTCTGAAAGGAACAAGCCTTTCCTGCTACCACCAGCAGGCCGACGTGGAGGCCGGCGTGGAGCCGGCGTTCACCATCGCGATCAATAAG GACACTCGAATACGAGCCTCTGAAAAGGACCCGCACAGCAAAGCTCAGATTATCTGCATCAGCAACTTGTACGGAGGTGAAGAGGTCACTCACACGTTGACCACGGACAGTCGAGAGGAGACGCACCGGTGGATGGAGGCCTTCTGGCAGCACTTCTACGACATGA GCCAGTGGAAGCAGTGCTGCGATGAACTCATGAAGATCGAGTTGCCATCGCTACGGAAACCGGCGCCCGTCACGCCGAAACAAGGCTCCCTTTATCATGAAATGG TTATTGAATCTACAGACGACATCAGCAGCACCGTGTCGGACATCTTGGCGCGGAGGATGCAGGAGCTGGAGCTCCGCAGCCAGCTGGGCGGCTCTCCCACCTGGATGTCTCTGTTTGAGGAGAGTCACCCTCGTGCGTGCACCTCCTGCCTGTCGGCCCACAGCCCCTGCCCTCGACACCTCTCGGACGCCAGCCTGACCTCGGACAGCGACAGCTACTGCAGCACCAGTCCCTGCTTCCGCCACCACGGCTGGCCCGAGCCTCCTCGGAGTTTTGCTCTCTCCACTTCGCCTCCCTCTCGCTTCAGGCCACGCACTTTATCACTGGATGCGAAGCTCAGCACCCTTCGAGGGCGAGGCTACGTCGGAGGCGGTGCTGCTCCTCGCACCTCGCTGCTGAGCCAGCGCCCCGTCTCCTCCCGCTCTCCTCGGTCCCAGTGCAGCATGCAGACCACCCTGTCCTGCGCCAGCTCcacatccagcagcagctccagcaacagCGAGGGCAGCCACGAGTCCAGTGAGGGAGGCCCCTTCTCCAGGCCTTCGCCGGCTCGACGCAGCCTCCGAAACCTCCGAGCCAGACTGGATCCACGCAACTGGCTGCAGAGTCAGGTGTGA
- the polr3g gene encoding DNA-directed RNA polymerase III subunit RPC7, with protein MAGKGRGVAAFTFNIEALGIGRGSMPEARVQPNPLFPPTDYKPVPLKEGEDEDYMLALKQEMRGAMQRLPHHIRPLSNKAGVEKYTARYQKQQEVDDADWTPDWNRFPKELMPSKRRPRTKTAGSVKKKKINSKDAEAVLTKLDELEKKDGEGEKSDEEKPKKQNDEDEEDIEEEYEEEEIEEENDYIESYFDNGEDFAADSDDNMDGEATY; from the exons ATGGCCGGTAAGGGACGCGGGGTGGCTGCCTTCACCTTCAACATCGAGGCTCTGGGCATCGGCAGGGGGAGCATGCCGGAAGCCAGGGTGCAGCCCAATCCCCTGTTTCCA CCCACTGACTACAAACCAGTGCCTCTGAAAGAAGGGGAGGATGAGGACTACATGCTGGCTCTGAAACAGGAGATGAGAGGAGCAATGCAGCGCCTGCCGCATCACATCAGGCCTCTATCCAATAAGGCAG GTGTGGAGAAATACACGGCGCGATaccagaagcagcaggaggtggaTGATGCAGATTGGACTCCAG ACTGGAATCGCTTCCCCAAAGAACTGATGCCGTCCAAGAGGAGACCTCGGACCAAAACTG CTGGctcagtgaagaaaaagaagatcaaCAGCAAAGACGCCGAAGCTGTCCTGACTAAACTAGAT GAACTGGAGAAGAAAgatggagagggagagaaatcAGATGAGGAGAAGCCAAAGAAACAAAAtgatgaagacgaggaagaCATTGAAGAAGAATATGAAGAAGAGGAAATCGAAGAG GAGAACGACTACATTGAAAGCTACTTTGACAACGGTGAAGACTTCGCAGCTGACAGCGACGACAACATGGACGGCGAAGCCACATACTGA
- the rtkna gene encoding rhotekin isoform X3: protein MPVDKFANMEEKLWILEDLNMMYIRQIALSLQDSDIQKKIDHEIRMRDGACKLLAACSQKDQALEAAKSLQTCSTRIMAYMSELQRMKEAQVMQNVPRRSSDAGPMDDRLPCKGKVAISDLRIPLMWKDTEYFKNKGELHRCAVFCLLQLGGEIFDTDMVIVDRTLTDICFDNTIVFSEANPSFELRVELYSCCSEEDYSVGSTPRKLASKLSSSLGRSAGKKLRAAMEPGPCSPVSNGGASPLLLPLPSVPGPKYHLLAHTTLNLSHVQDSFRTHDLSISGNAEDSSYWLPLYGSMCCRLAAQPQCMTQQMMSGCLKVTQLGNDTHSWTKVFAALKGTSLSCYHQQADVEAGVEPAFTIAINKDTRIRASEKDPHSKAQIICISNLYGGEEVTHTLTTDSREETHRWMEAFWQHFYDMSQWKQCCDELMKIELPSLRKPAPVTPKQGSLYHEMVIESTDDISSTVSDILARRMQELELRSQLGGSPTWMSLFEESHPRACTSCLSAHSPCPRHLSDASLTSDSDSYCSTSPCFRHHGWPEPPRSFALSTSPPSRFRPRTLSLDAKLSTLRGRGYVGGGAAPRTSLLSQRPVSSRSPRSQCSMQTTLSCASSTSSSSSSNSEGSHESSEGGPFSRPSPARRSLRNLRARLDPRNWLQSQV from the exons GACAGTGACATCCAGAAAAAGATCGACCATGAGATCCGGATGCGTGACGGTGCGTGCAAGCTGCTGGCAGCTTGCTCGCAAAAAGATCAGGCGCTGGAGGCGGCCAAGAGCCTGCAGACATGCAGCACCCGAATCATGGCCTACATGTCGGAGCTGCAAAGGATGAAGGAGGCCCAGGTCATGCAGAACGTTCCACGGAGGTCGTCGGACGCGGGGCCGATGGATGATCGGCTGCCTTGCAAGGGGAAGGTAGCCATCTCAG ATCTGCGTATCCCTCTCATGTGGAAAGACACAGAGTACTTCAAAAACAAAGGAG AGCTCCATCGATGTGCAGTGTTCTGCCTCCTGCAGCTCGGAGGAGAGATCTTCGACACAGACATGGTGATCGTGGACCGGACCCTCACCGATATCTGCTTCGACAACACCATTGTGTT CAGTGAAGCCAACCCCAGCTTCGAGCTGCGCGTGGAGCTCTATAGCTGTTGCTCGGAGGAGGACTACTCGGTGGGAAGCACTCCAAGGAAGCTGGCCAGCAAGCTGAGCTCATCGCTGGGCCGGTCAGCAGGGAAGAAGCTGCGGGCGGCCATGGAGCCCGGCCCTTGTAGTCCTGTCAGCAACGGAGgagcctctcctctcctgctgccTCTTCCATCTGTCCC GGGTCCTAAATACCACCTCCTAGCGCACACCACCCTGAACCTGTCACACGTCCAGGACAGTTTTCGCACCCATGACCTCAGCATCTCAGGCAATG CAGAAGACAGTTCCTATTGGCTGCCCCTGTACGGGAGCATGTGTTGTCGCCTTGCAGCTCAGCCTCAGTGCATGACCCAGCAGATGATGAGTGGTTGTCTAAAAGTCACG CAGTTGGGAAACGACACTCACAGTTGGACAAAAGTCTTCGCAGCTCTGAAAGGAACAAGCCTTTCCTGCTACCACCAGCAGGCCGACGTGGAGGCCGGCGTGGAGCCGGCGTTCACCATCGCGATCAATAAG GACACTCGAATACGAGCCTCTGAAAAGGACCCGCACAGCAAAGCTCAGATTATCTGCATCAGCAACTTGTACGGAGGTGAAGAGGTCACTCACACGTTGACCACGGACAGTCGAGAGGAGACGCACCGGTGGATGGAGGCCTTCTGGCAGCACTTCTACGACATGA GCCAGTGGAAGCAGTGCTGCGATGAACTCATGAAGATCGAGTTGCCATCGCTACGGAAACCGGCGCCCGTCACGCCGAAACAAGGCTCCCTTTATCATGAAATGG TTATTGAATCTACAGACGACATCAGCAGCACCGTGTCGGACATCTTGGCGCGGAGGATGCAGGAGCTGGAGCTCCGCAGCCAGCTGGGCGGCTCTCCCACCTGGATGTCTCTGTTTGAGGAGAGTCACCCTCGTGCGTGCACCTCCTGCCTGTCGGCCCACAGCCCCTGCCCTCGACACCTCTCGGACGCCAGCCTGACCTCGGACAGCGACAGCTACTGCAGCACCAGTCCCTGCTTCCGCCACCACGGCTGGCCCGAGCCTCCTCGGAGTTTTGCTCTCTCCACTTCGCCTCCCTCTCGCTTCAGGCCACGCACTTTATCACTGGATGCGAAGCTCAGCACCCTTCGAGGGCGAGGCTACGTCGGAGGCGGTGCTGCTCCTCGCACCTCGCTGCTGAGCCAGCGCCCCGTCTCCTCCCGCTCTCCTCGGTCCCAGTGCAGCATGCAGACCACCCTGTCCTGCGCCAGCTCcacatccagcagcagctccagcaacagCGAGGGCAGCCACGAGTCCAGTGAGGGAGGCCCCTTCTCCAGGCCTTCGCCGGCTCGACGCAGCCTCCGAAACCTCCGAGCCAGACTGGATCCACGCAACTGGCTGCAGAGTCAGGTGTGA